AAACCGCCGGTCGAGGCGCCAAGGTCAACGACCGTCATACCGGCAACGCCGATGTGGAAATGGTTCAACGCGTGTTCGAGCTTGTGTCCCCCGCGGCTGACGAATTTTTCGCCCGCAGTCAACTCGATTCGATCCTTTGCCGTGACTGCGTCGCTCGGTTTTTGCGCCGTGCGGGCGTTGATTCTGACCCGGCCGGCCATGACAGCGCGCTTCGCCTGCTCCCGGCTTTCACACAGGCCGCGTTCGACAAGCGCCTGGTCGAGTCGGGGCATGGCGGGTAGTGGAAATGGGCGGAGTGCGCAAGGGCCTGACAGCGCTCCGGAGCGGGCGGGGTTCATGCCGGGTGCGGCGCTCCGATGTCCGCCTTCAGGCTAGACTTTGCCCTGGACGATTCGGAGTTGAGTGTCGCGATAGACATTGAGAAAGAGGTCATTATCGGCGACGACGCGCTGAACGATCGGGCCAAGGATGTTCGGGCCCAGCAGGCCGAGTTCTTCGCGGTTGACGACGGCATGGACGCTCTGCTGAAAAGCCTGCATCGCGCTGAGTGTGTTCACGGAGCTGCCCAAGAGGATGAAAATGCAGTGGCGGCGCTGAGGCATGGGCATCTGTTGTATGAATTGCAGCGTCAAATTCTCCTCCGGCGCATTGCACGCGAAAAGCTCCTCGATGAGCACGACCTGATACTGGATGCGCCCGAAGCGCAGGGCGAAATCATCGTGGTTGCTGGCCGCATGAACCTTGTAGCCGATCTCCGTCAACACATTTTTGGCTGCGTCCAGCCATTCGGGCGTGCTGAGCGCCAGCAGGGCGGGCTTGTCGTTCGGTCCGATGAATTCGAGTTCGTAGGACATGGCTTATTTCAGTTTCAAGGTCGTGGGAATTGGCGGGGCGCCGGCTTTCTTGCCTTCCTGGAGTGTTTTCATTCGGAGGTTCGAGCCGTCGCTGGTGGCGTCGCCACGCTGCTTTTTGACGTTGTCAATGCCGCGCGAGACGACGCTGCGTTTCGTGCAGTAGAGCAGCGCGGTGTCCTCAGAAACCAGTCCCTCCTCAAACGCGTCGAGGGCGGCGTGATCAAACGTCCGCCAGCCGAACGTGTAGCTGGCCTCGATGATTTCGTAGAACGTCTTGCCTTCGCTTTCGCCAAGTTGAACGCTTTCCTTGGTGCGGAGGTTGGAGCCCATGATTTCGAGCAGCGCCGTGCGGCCGCCGCCGATTTTTGGCGCGAGCCGCTGGCTGACCACCCAGCGCAGCGTGTCGGCGAGGCGCACGCGGACCTGTTCCTGTTCCTCCGGTTCGAACATGCCGACAATGCGGTTGATGGTCTGCCCGGCATCGATTGTGTGTAACGTGGCCAGAACCAGGTGGCCGGTTTCAGCGGCGGTCATTCCGATCTCGACCGTTTCGCGGTCACGCATTTCACCGACGAGGATGACCTTGGGCGCCTGGCGCAACGCGGCGCGAAGCCCGCTGGCGAAAGAGTTGAAATCGATGCCGAGTTCGCGCTGGTTGAACGTGGCCTTCTTCTGCGGGTGAACGTACTCGACCGGGTCCTCGAGCGTAATGATATGGATGGATTTGCCCTCGTTGATCTCGTTCAACAGGGCCGCGAGGGTTGTCGTCTTGCCCGAACCGGTCGCGCCCGTCACGAGGATGAGCCCGGTCTTTTCCTTCGCGATCTGCTGGAATATTTCGGGCATGAACAGGCTTTCCAGGGTCGGAATCTGCGTGTTCAGTTTTCGCAGCACGATGGAATAATTGCCGCGCTGCGCGAAGATGTTGACGCGGAAACGCGCCTTGCTGCTCAATGTGTACGAAGAATCACAGGATCCCGTGCGTAGCAGGTCTTCGGTGAGTCGGCGGCTGCCCCCGATCAGGTTCATCGCAGTCATCTCGGTCTGAAACGGCGTCAGTTTCTCGAGCGGTGGGTCAAGAGGCACCGGCACCAGTTCGCCGAAAGATTCCACCTGGAGCGGCTTGTCCACCGTGAAATTCAGGTCGGAGACCTCCTGCTGGGACTCCAGCATCTTGCTGAGTATAAAATCGAGTTCGTTTCGGCGCATGGTCGGCTCTTTCGGTTAAATCTCGTCGTCGTCCGGAGGTGTGGTGAGGAACTGGCGGAATTTCTTTTTATCAAGACACTTGTCGTACGCTTCCTCGGGAGCGATCCGTTTCATCCTCAAGTGCTCCATGATGGAGTCGTCGAGCGGCTGGTTGCCCAGTTTCTTGCCGACCTGAATCATGCCGGGGATCTGGTGCGTCTTGCCCTCGCGCACGAGGTTGGCGATGGCCGTGGTGAACACCAGGATTTCCATCGACGCCACGCGGCCCTTCTTGTCAATGCGGCGAAACAGGCTTTGGGCGACGATGCCCTTGAGCGACTCAGACAGGGTCGCGCGGATCTTGTTTTGCTGGTCGGCCGGGAAAACGTCGATTATGCGGTCCACGGTCTTGGCGGCACTTTGCGTGTGCAACGTGCCGAACACCAGGTGGCCGGTGCTCGCCGCAGTAAGCGCGAGTTCGATGGTTTCGAGGTCGCGCATTTCGCCGACCAGAACGATGTCCGGATCTTCGCGCAACGCGCCGCGCAGCGCGGCGGCAAATGATTTGGTGTGCACGCCTACTTCGCGATGATTCACCAGGCAGTTCTTGCTTTCGTGGACGAATTCAATCGGGTCCTCGACGGTGATGATATGGTCGCGGCGGTTTTTGTTGCAGTAATCGACAATGGCCGCAAGCGTCGTGGACTTGCCGGATCCGGTTGGTCCCGTCACCACCACGAGGCCCTTGTGCAGCATGGCGAATTTCTTAAGGACGGGTGGAAGCGGGGCGTCGAATTTTTCAAAATCTTCAAACGAAAGGACCTTCGACGGGATCTGGCGGAAGACTCCCGCACATCCGTATTTCTGGTTGAAGAAATTCGCGCGGAAACGGGAAACGTTCGGGATTTCATAACCAAAATCCACGTCGCCGGTTTCCTCGTACACTTTGATTTTGTAATCGGGCGCGATTTCATAGAGCATCGCCTTGAGCGCGTCGTTGTCGAGCGGCGGATAATCGACGCGGTGAAGTTCGCCGTTGATGCGCAGCATGGGCGAATTGCCCGAGGAGAGGTGAAGGTCCGAGGCTTTTTGCTCGAACATCAAATTGAAGAAGGCATCGATTTTGGCCATAAATGCGTGCTGAATTACTTGATCAGCGATTTTTTAC
Above is a window of Candidatus Angelobacter sp. DNA encoding:
- a CDS encoding PilT/PilU family type 4a pilus ATPase, which produces MRRNELDFILSKMLESQQEVSDLNFTVDKPLQVESFGELVPVPLDPPLEKLTPFQTEMTAMNLIGGSRRLTEDLLRTGSCDSSYTLSSKARFRVNIFAQRGNYSIVLRKLNTQIPTLESLFMPEIFQQIAKEKTGLILVTGATGSGKTTTLAALLNEINEGKSIHIITLEDPVEYVHPQKKATFNQRELGIDFNSFASGLRAALRQAPKVILVGEMRDRETVEIGMTAAETGHLVLATLHTIDAGQTINRIVGMFEPEEQEQVRVRLADTLRWVVSQRLAPKIGGGRTALLEIMGSNLRTKESVQLGESEGKTFYEIIEASYTFGWRTFDHAALDAFEEGLVSEDTALLYCTKRSVVSRGIDNVKKQRGDATSDGSNLRMKTLQEGKKAGAPPIPTTLKLK
- a CDS encoding S4 domain-containing protein: MPRLDQALVERGLCESREQAKRAVMAGRVRINARTAQKPSDAVTAKDRIELTAGEKFVSRGGHKLEHALNHFHIGVAGMTVVDLGASTGG
- a CDS encoding type IV pilus twitching motility protein PilT, which translates into the protein MAKIDAFFNLMFEQKASDLHLSSGNSPMLRINGELHRVDYPPLDNDALKAMLYEIAPDYKIKVYEETGDVDFGYEIPNVSRFRANFFNQKYGCAGVFRQIPSKVLSFEDFEKFDAPLPPVLKKFAMLHKGLVVVTGPTGSGKSTTLAAIVDYCNKNRRDHIITVEDPIEFVHESKNCLVNHREVGVHTKSFAAALRGALREDPDIVLVGEMRDLETIELALTAASTGHLVFGTLHTQSAAKTVDRIIDVFPADQQNKIRATLSESLKGIVAQSLFRRIDKKGRVASMEILVFTTAIANLVREGKTHQIPGMIQVGKKLGNQPLDDSIMEHLRMKRIAPEEAYDKCLDKKKFRQFLTTPPDDDEI